The genomic DNA TCAAATAATCAAAGCGTGCCAACCCACCAAAAAATAAGGTTTGTCCTTCATTTAATTGATAAACTTTTGGTTTAATCTCTTTCTTTGGGGTAATGATTTTTAAGTCACGTTTATCCACATAATGGGCCATTTGGTGATGATTAATAATGCCGGGCGTGTCCATTAAAAATTTACCATCATCAAGCGGTATTTTAATGATATCAAGCGTCGTTCCCGGAAAATGGGAAGTTGTAATCAAATCTCCTTCTCCGGTGACTTCTTTAATCATTCGATTAATAAAAGTTGATTTGCCGACGTTTGTACAGCCTACAACATACACGTCTTTCCCTTGCCTGTATTCATCTATTGCAGCAGCCGTTTCCTTTATGAAATGTCCTTTCGCTGCACTTACAAGGAAAACTTCTTCGGGTTTTAGGCCGAGCTCTCTCGCTTCTTGCTTCATCCAATGAATCAGTTTATTATGTTTAACCGATTTCGGCAGTAAATCTACTTTATTGCCAACGAGCAAAATCTTATTGTTGCCTGCAAACCGGTGCAATCCCGGAAGCCAGCTTCCATTAAAATCAAAAATGTCAACGATTTTTACGATTAATGCATCACTTTTTCCGATCTCATTTAATATTTTAAGAAAATCATCATCAGTCAAGTTGACATCCTGAACTTCATTATAATGTTTTAATCGAAAACAGCGCTGACATATCACTTGTTCTTTTTCTAAAGCTGATTTCGGTGCATATCCTAACTCTCTCGGGTCTTCCGTTTGGATCTTCACCCCGCAGCCGATGCATAAATATTTTTCGTCACTCACAAATTAATCCTCCCATGTTAACAAGCCTTTTTTTCTGAACCAGCTGAGAATGATTCTTTCAACTTTTCTGTTAAATCGTGTGAAAAATCCATCAGTAGACGCAACCGGAACTACTAAAATCGTATAAAAACCGCTCCGATTGCCTCCTAACACATCTGTTAGCAGCTGATCTCCAATTACGACTGTCTCTTCCTTTTCCAAACCCATTTGCGCAAGCGCTTTTTCAAAAGCCCTCCCCATCGGTTTTCGTGCCTTATAAATAAACGGGATATTTAATGGATCAGCAAACAATTTTACCCGTTTCTCATTATTATTTGAAACGATCGTCACTGAAATATTATTTTTTCTCATATTATCAAACCATTCAATCAGCTTAGGAGTAGCAGAAGGTCGGTCCCATTCAACAAGAGTGTTGTCAAGGTCTGTAATGATCCCCTTCACTCCTTTTTCTTTTAAACTCTCAGGTGTTATTTCAAAAATACTTTTTACATGCTGATCTGGCAAAAAATGCTTTAACAAAATCGCTGCACCTCATTATTGTTAATCATACTATCAATCATACCGATATCATCATAACCAATTTAATCAGCCGTTTCAAAATGAATGTTTCATTTCCCAGTTGTTTGTGAAAAACCATTTCCT from Bacillus methanolicus MGA3 includes the following:
- the yqeH gene encoding ribosome biogenesis GTPase YqeH; the protein is MSDEKYLCIGCGVKIQTEDPRELGYAPKSALEKEQVICQRCFRLKHYNEVQDVNLTDDDFLKILNEIGKSDALIVKIVDIFDFNGSWLPGLHRFAGNNKILLVGNKVDLLPKSVKHNKLIHWMKQEARELGLKPEEVFLVSAAKGHFIKETAAAIDEYRQGKDVYVVGCTNVGKSTFINRMIKEVTGEGDLITTSHFPGTTLDIIKIPLDDGKFLMDTPGIINHHQMAHYVDKRDLKIITPKKEIKPKVYQLNEGQTLFFGGLARFDYLTGGRRSFTCYLSNELIVHRTKLEKASELYNNHVGEMLSPPRKEQLDSFPKLVRHEFMIKEGKTDIVFSGLGWVTANEPGAKVAAYVPKGVHVMLRKSLI
- a CDS encoding YqeG family HAD IIIA-type phosphatase, with product MLKHFLPDQHVKSIFEITPESLKEKGVKGIITDLDNTLVEWDRPSATPKLIEWFDNMRKNNISVTIVSNNNEKRVKLFADPLNIPFIYKARKPMGRAFEKALAQMGLEKEETVVIGDQLLTDVLGGNRSGFYTILVVPVASTDGFFTRFNRKVERIILSWFRKKGLLTWED